The Sinomicrobium kalidii genome contains a region encoding:
- a CDS encoding hybrid sensor histidine kinase/response regulator transcription factor, whose protein sequence is MKTFSHFLRLMFAVSKHILLLLVLFPARSVGQEMEFEKVTAKDGLSHSTVYDITQDDTGIIWFGTREGLNSYNGSKITTYYHDPENEKSINSNQINVVENLGSGLYIGTGSGLDKFEPETHSFKHILTKNTGAVNTVFESGDRTVFVGTAKGLFTIDREEKVHHYLKGRPVKAVAAYKTNVFWAALNRRILLINNFGEIIKEYGIPESPYHTSDGNIFTINTLFKDREGSVWAGTSRGLFYFDKGSDSFRHVTIGNSNKIEGEVIRSIDQDAGNNLWLGTESGIFVYDKETGTMVNYYTQSFSEQPETLSDKSVYSIFISKEQIVWIGTYFGGVNYTNPKSGGIVKYFPSDYKNSIGGKAVSQIVEMENGAVWMGTEDGGVSILDRQDERFRFLNTEDGLSSNNVHSLEEDSRGNIWIGTFLGGLNRYEKETGEISVFKFDKNDKNSLSNNCVYAIREDHDGRLWVGTQFGLNIYDYDSKKFSLYKAEVLGDKFVYDILEDSENNLWFCTRRSGVYKRDAETGKLTHPEIASGTNSGKKGQIVSAYEDSKGNIWFGSLNQGVILHRKNGKNLEFFKQNKKLPNSNTYGILEDDFGKIWISTNKGLSIYNPETGDLDHLGIEDGLTTNQFNFKSAFRDNRGMLYFGSVNGLNVIDPKEFNGSPGIPDLEFTGFQLFNQEVPVTGKGVLQKHINYQDKITLNHEQDVISIAYGAISYSNEGAVKYAYKLDGFDDSWNEVGTKTTAVYTNLSPGDYTFRVRTLPLSLYNERKITLTVLPPFWKTDMAYCIYVLLILLMVYAYWRFVRFVHNQKLALQMERLEKEKINELNRHKLNFFTFISHEFKTPLTLIIASAEKFFREKVNMSAPPEELLSIKKNAGKLNQLIHQLLEFRKIETEHAKLELKKGDIIVFLKDTFEAFSPLFEAKGIEHDFCSDIQEYTCYFDPSKVEMITTNLISNALKNTPDGGTIHLELRISSFLDKKKRSRISLEFTDTGAGMSAAVIAKVTEPFYKLENEGGNSNSGLGLALVKSLTDFLEGKLDIRSEPGEGTTVCVDFPLILKVKDEANTEKIDGNKSLNVTDDLIHGRFETMELSGIEKKNNLKMLIVEDNVELMKFLQRHFTSRFRVITAKDGEKALEKLKHTHPDIIISDVKMPGLSGIQFCKSVKSDPDTRHIPLLLLTAKNSDNLKIDALASGANVYLTKPFNLKELDLLVTNLLETGKNLEKRFSEINATDPEHIPANNQEREFLRKISSLVEQYHSNPGFGVESLASEAGISRSLLHIKMKKITGLSALDYIKRIRMKKATRLIREGKNISEVAYKVGYSDPNYFSRAFKKEFHVTPTQFAEQK, encoded by the coding sequence ATGAAGACTTTTTCTCATTTTTTAAGGCTGATGTTTGCTGTCTCAAAGCATATCCTTCTTCTGTTGGTGTTATTTCCGGCCAGGTCCGTCGGGCAGGAGATGGAATTTGAAAAGGTAACTGCAAAGGACGGTTTAAGTCATAGCACGGTATACGATATTACCCAGGATGATACCGGGATCATCTGGTTCGGGACCAGGGAAGGGCTCAACAGTTATAACGGAAGCAAGATCACAACCTATTACCACGATCCGGAAAATGAAAAGAGTATCAACAGCAATCAGATCAATGTGGTTGAAAATTTAGGGAGCGGGCTGTATATCGGTACCGGTTCGGGACTGGATAAATTTGAACCCGAGACACATTCCTTCAAGCATATTTTGACTAAAAACACGGGTGCGGTAAATACTGTTTTTGAGTCCGGAGACCGTACTGTTTTTGTCGGAACCGCCAAAGGACTTTTTACAATTGACAGGGAAGAGAAGGTACATCATTATCTGAAAGGACGTCCTGTCAAAGCTGTGGCAGCATACAAGACCAATGTGTTCTGGGCGGCACTCAACAGAAGGATCCTGCTGATCAATAACTTCGGGGAGATCATAAAGGAATACGGAATTCCCGAGAGCCCGTACCATACCTCAGATGGCAATATCTTTACCATTAATACCCTTTTTAAAGACAGGGAGGGGAGCGTTTGGGCAGGAACCTCGCGGGGCCTGTTTTATTTTGACAAGGGTAGTGATTCTTTTCGGCACGTTACCATCGGCAATTCAAATAAAATAGAGGGAGAGGTCATCCGGAGCATTGATCAGGATGCCGGAAACAATTTATGGCTGGGTACCGAGAGTGGCATATTTGTATATGACAAAGAAACCGGGACCATGGTAAATTACTACACACAGTCGTTCAGCGAACAGCCCGAAACACTTTCGGACAAATCGGTATACAGCATATTTATAAGTAAAGAGCAGATTGTGTGGATCGGCACCTATTTCGGGGGAGTAAACTATACAAATCCCAAATCCGGGGGCATTGTCAAATACTTCCCGAGCGATTATAAAAACTCCATCGGGGGAAAAGCGGTAAGCCAGATTGTTGAAATGGAGAACGGAGCGGTCTGGATGGGCACCGAAGACGGAGGGGTCAGCATCCTTGACAGGCAGGATGAGCGCTTCCGGTTTTTAAATACTGAAGACGGATTAAGCAGCAATAATGTGCATTCGCTGGAAGAGGACAGCCGCGGGAATATCTGGATAGGAACCTTTCTGGGCGGATTGAACAGGTATGAAAAAGAGACCGGGGAAATCTCGGTTTTTAAATTTGATAAAAACGATAAAAACTCACTTTCCAATAATTGCGTTTACGCTATTCGCGAGGATCACGACGGAAGGCTTTGGGTGGGAACGCAATTCGGCCTGAATATATACGATTACGATTCAAAAAAATTCAGCCTTTACAAAGCTGAAGTCCTGGGCGATAAGTTTGTGTATGACATTCTGGAAGATTCCGAAAACAATCTCTGGTTCTGCACCCGTCGATCGGGTGTATATAAACGCGATGCCGAAACGGGAAAACTGACGCACCCCGAAATCGCTTCGGGTACCAATTCCGGCAAAAAAGGGCAAATTGTAAGTGCCTATGAAGATTCAAAAGGAAATATCTGGTTCGGCTCCCTGAACCAGGGAGTTATACTGCACAGGAAAAACGGGAAAAACCTTGAATTTTTCAAACAAAATAAAAAGCTGCCCAACAGTAATACGTACGGAATACTGGAAGACGATTTCGGGAAAATATGGATATCGACCAATAAGGGGCTGAGTATTTATAACCCGGAAACCGGCGATCTGGATCATCTGGGAATTGAAGACGGCCTTACCACGAATCAGTTTAATTTCAAATCGGCTTTCAGGGATAACAGGGGAATGCTTTACTTCGGATCGGTTAATGGATTGAACGTCATAGACCCTAAGGAATTTAACGGATCTCCCGGAATACCGGACCTGGAATTTACCGGTTTTCAATTGTTCAACCAGGAAGTCCCCGTTACCGGGAAAGGAGTTTTGCAAAAGCATATCAATTACCAGGACAAGATAACGCTGAACCACGAACAGGATGTTATTTCCATAGCATACGGAGCCATTAGTTACAGTAACGAAGGTGCTGTAAAATATGCCTATAAACTGGACGGTTTTGATGACAGCTGGAATGAGGTGGGCACCAAGACCACGGCTGTATACACCAATCTTTCTCCAGGCGATTATACCTTCAGGGTACGGACCCTGCCGCTTTCCCTGTACAATGAACGTAAAATAACACTGACCGTCCTCCCGCCATTCTGGAAAACCGATATGGCTTACTGCATTTATGTGCTGCTCATCCTGTTAATGGTTTATGCCTACTGGCGGTTTGTAAGGTTCGTCCACAACCAAAAACTGGCTTTACAGATGGAAAGGCTCGAAAAGGAAAAGATCAATGAGCTGAACCGGCACAAGCTCAATTTTTTCACCTTTATTTCACACGAATTCAAGACCCCGTTAACCCTGATCATTGCCTCAGCAGAAAAGTTTTTCAGGGAAAAAGTGAATATGAGTGCGCCTCCGGAAGAATTGTTGTCGATCAAAAAAAATGCAGGCAAACTCAATCAGCTGATACATCAATTGCTCGAATTCCGTAAAATAGAAACCGAGCATGCGAAACTCGAGCTTAAAAAAGGAGACATCATAGTGTTTCTCAAGGATACGTTCGAAGCTTTCAGCCCGCTGTTTGAAGCTAAAGGGATCGAACATGATTTTTGTTCCGATATTCAGGAATACACCTGTTATTTTGATCCCTCCAAGGTAGAGATGATTACGACAAATCTTATTTCCAATGCCCTGAAAAATACGCCCGATGGCGGAACGATACATCTGGAACTGCGGATAAGTAGCTTTCTCGATAAGAAAAAGAGGAGCAGAATATCTCTCGAATTTACCGATACCGGAGCAGGAATGTCCGCAGCGGTAATAGCAAAGGTGACCGAACCTTTTTATAAACTGGAAAACGAGGGCGGGAATTCCAATTCCGGACTTGGGCTGGCGTTGGTGAAAAGTCTCACCGATTTTCTGGAAGGAAAGCTGGATATAAGATCGGAACCGGGGGAGGGGACCACGGTGTGTGTAGACTTCCCGCTTATACTCAAGGTGAAAGACGAAGCAAATACGGAAAAAATTGACGGTAATAAATCATTAAATGTTACCGATGATCTCATACATGGCAGGTTTGAGACCATGGAGCTGAGCGGGATAGAAAAAAAGAACAACCTTAAAATGCTGATTGTCGAAGACAATGTTGAATTGATGAAATTTCTTCAAAGGCATTTTACAAGCAGGTTCCGGGTAATAACAGCCAAAGATGGCGAAAAGGCGCTGGAGAAATTAAAACACACGCACCCCGATATCATTATTTCCGACGTCAAGATGCCCGGACTTTCGGGAATACAATTCTGCAAAAGCGTAAAATCCGATCCCGATACCCGGCATATTCCGTTGCTGCTACTGACCGCCAAGAACAGTGATAATCTCAAGATCGATGCACTTGCTTCAGGGGCCAATGTCTATCTGACCAAACCCTTTAACCTCAAAGAGCTTGATTTGCTGGTAACGAACCTCCTGGAAACCGGTAAAAATCTTGAAAAGCGCTTTTCAGAAATAAATGCTACCGACCCGGAGCATATTCCGGCGAATAACCAGGAGCGTGAGTTCCTGAGAAAAATATCCTCCCTGGTGGAACAGTATCATTCCAATCCCGGATTTGGTGTGGAAAGCCTTGCGAGTGAAGCCGGGATCAGCCGTTCCCTGCTGCATATAAAAATGAAAAAGATCACCGGACTGAGTGCGTTGGACTACATTAAACGTATCCGGATGAAAAAAGCTACCCGGCTTATCCGGGAAGGGAAGAATATTTCGGAAGTGGCCTATAAAGTAGGGTATAGCGACCCGAATTATTTTAGTCGCGCATTTAAAAAGGAGTTTCATGTAACGCCCACCCAGTTTGCCGAACAAAAATGA
- a CDS encoding sulfatase-like hydrolase/transferase, giving the protein MKSLNKGIGRKNSSRKATLCYNGGVYDRPFIYEKPNIILIMSDDMGYSDIDAYGGEVNTPALDSLAKNGMKFTQFYNTARCWT; this is encoded by the coding sequence ATGAAAAGTCTAAACAAAGGGATAGGTCGTAAGAATAGTTCCAGGAAAGCAACTTTATGCTATAATGGCGGTGTGTATGACCGGCCCTTTATTTATGAAAAACCAAATATTATTTTAATAATGTCGGATGACATGGGCTATTCTGATATTGATGCCTATGGAGGGGAGGTGAATACACCTGCCCTGGACAGCCTGGCAAAAAACGGGATGAAGTTCACACAATTCTACAATACGGCGCGTTGCTGGACATAA
- a CDS encoding sulfatase-like hydrolase/transferase has translation MNIFRKHYLRTFCLLCIVVLTSAGRSGDSEKAEPPNIIFILTDDMGYGDISCFNSKYMQTPHIDSMAKEGTRFMQYYSASPICSPSRVSVLTGTYPADWNFTTFLHDKKSNLEAEQANYLNTNAPSIARIFKKAGYATGHFGKWHMGGGRDVQHAPGFEKYGFDEHISTYESPDPDPLITATDWIWSPEDSIKRWDRTRYFVDKTLDFLKRNKGKPCYVNLWPDDMHTPWVPEVQERYTGKFPMNPREEKAFKLVLEEYDRQMGRLLDGIKELGIEDNTIVIFTSDNGPLPSFRGSRSAGLRGTKLSLYEGGIRMPFIIKWPGHVPSGKTDSTSVINSTDLLPSLAAMANVSLPSDYRGDGENRQSVFLGDPSSRHKDMFWEYGRNEYAFNFPSGRDKSPNLAIRSGKWKLLVDYHKNNVELYDLEQDKFETDNIAKEHPELVKALKNKLETWRMYMPALTPGCMNP, from the coding sequence ATGAATATTTTCAGAAAACATTACCTAAGGACATTCTGTTTGCTGTGTATCGTTGTACTTACGTCGGCCGGACGTTCCGGGGATTCTGAGAAGGCTGAACCCCCCAATATTATATTCATACTCACCGATGATATGGGGTATGGCGATATAAGCTGTTTTAACAGCAAATATATGCAGACCCCTCATATTGATAGCATGGCTAAAGAAGGCACCAGGTTCATGCAATACTACAGTGCATCGCCCATTTGCTCTCCTTCCCGGGTGAGTGTATTAACGGGTACGTATCCTGCAGACTGGAACTTTACCACATTTTTACACGATAAAAAAAGTAATCTGGAGGCAGAACAGGCCAATTATCTGAATACAAACGCTCCCAGTATAGCAAGAATCTTTAAAAAGGCAGGATATGCAACGGGGCATTTCGGAAAGTGGCACATGGGAGGGGGCCGGGATGTTCAGCATGCTCCCGGCTTTGAAAAATACGGCTTTGATGAGCATATAAGTACTTACGAAAGCCCGGATCCGGACCCGTTAATAACAGCTACCGATTGGATATGGTCGCCGGAGGACAGTATTAAACGCTGGGACCGAACAAGGTATTTTGTAGACAAAACCCTCGATTTTTTAAAGCGGAACAAGGGAAAACCGTGTTACGTCAACCTCTGGCCCGATGATATGCATACGCCGTGGGTTCCGGAAGTTCAGGAAAGATATACGGGGAAATTCCCGATGAATCCCAGGGAAGAAAAGGCATTCAAACTGGTTCTGGAAGAATACGACAGGCAAATGGGCCGGTTGCTGGACGGGATAAAAGAACTGGGGATTGAAGATAATACCATTGTGATATTTACAAGCGACAACGGACCGTTGCCGAGTTTCAGGGGGAGCAGGTCCGCCGGATTACGCGGCACCAAGCTTTCCTTGTATGAAGGAGGTATCCGGATGCCGTTTATCATCAAATGGCCCGGTCATGTGCCCTCCGGAAAGACCGACAGTACATCGGTGATCAATTCCACTGATCTGTTACCAAGCCTTGCCGCCATGGCGAATGTCAGCCTCCCATCAGATTACCGGGGGGACGGAGAGAACAGGCAGTCTGTTTTTCTGGGAGATCCCTCGTCCCGTCACAAGGATATGTTCTGGGAATACGGCCGAAATGAATATGCTTTTAATTTTCCTTCGGGAAGAGACAAAAGCCCCAACCTGGCGATACGTTCCGGGAAGTGGAAACTACTGGTCGATTACCATAAAAACAACGTAGAGTTGTATGATCTGGAACAGGACAAGTTTGAGACTGACAATATAGCCAAAGAACATCCGGAGCTTGTAAAAGCTCTGAAAAATAAACTGGAGACGTGGAGAATGTATATGCCGGCCTTAACCCCGGGATGTATGAATCCTTGA
- a CDS encoding PAS domain S-box protein encodes MRYKTQGRETEALLKLIESNKKPDSVALSELLKEHNINTLKLIAEHTIDVVCLHHPTDGRYLYASPSTAKIMGYTAEDLEGKVPNDFIHPDHFIILQKNISASTTGLSDKPEKLELLFKTKHKGYQWFEGYTVPLYNQQGEVVLILSCTRNIQERKIAETEKQKREIIQQNLLLSSALLEKKKAIIKKVEHKILELEPDMRKELRGILTYIQETLNLDEDWEDFMVHFKKIHPDFYKNISGKFPDLSKKELKHLAFIKLGMTSSDIAKAMLVKKESLRVARNRLKKKLGLDSGQYLFDFVQEY; translated from the coding sequence ATGCGTTATAAAACACAAGGACGAGAAACCGAAGCGCTGTTAAAGCTCATAGAAAGCAATAAAAAACCGGATAGTGTTGCTTTATCCGAACTGCTGAAGGAGCACAATATTAATACGTTAAAGTTAATAGCAGAACACACTATTGATGTAGTATGTTTACATCACCCTACAGATGGAAGATATTTATATGCCAGTCCTTCCACGGCGAAAATAATGGGGTATACAGCCGAAGACCTGGAGGGTAAAGTACCTAACGATTTCATTCACCCCGATCATTTCATAATCCTTCAAAAGAATATTTCAGCTTCAACAACAGGGCTTTCTGACAAACCGGAGAAACTCGAACTGCTTTTTAAAACAAAGCATAAAGGATATCAATGGTTTGAAGGGTATACCGTACCTCTGTATAATCAACAGGGTGAGGTTGTTTTGATTTTAAGCTGCACACGGAACATTCAGGAACGAAAAATTGCCGAAACAGAAAAGCAAAAAAGAGAGATTATCCAGCAAAATTTACTGCTGTCGTCAGCGTTGCTTGAAAAAAAGAAAGCGATTATTAAAAAGGTAGAGCATAAAATATTAGAACTTGAACCTGATATGAGAAAAGAACTGAGGGGGATTTTGACATACATTCAGGAGACCCTGAATTTAGATGAAGACTGGGAAGATTTCATGGTTCATTTTAAAAAGATCCACCCCGATTTTTATAAGAATATCTCCGGTAAATTCCCGGATTTGTCTAAAAAAGAGCTCAAACATCTTGCTTTTATAAAACTGGGTATGACATCTTCTGATATAGCCAAGGCAATGCTTGTCAAAAAAGAAAGCCTGAGAGTAGCCAGAAACCGATTGAAAAAAAAATTAGGTCTTGATTCGGGGCAGTACCTTTTTGATTTTGTTCAGGAATATTAA
- a CDS encoding FISUMP domain-containing protein — MTTKSKKILLLLTVLTIGFQHHVNAQDLQTDTKSTENTFTDPRDGRVYKTVNIGTQVWFAQNFAYLPEVDTVNISVYGYKGNSVKKAKRTESYKKYGALYSWEKANELAPEGWRLPTDADWMLLETAVGMPKELAVKNGWRGDENSTVALKDKGRSGFDIKFAGWRTDYGDFRFQNEHANFWVADARDNERAYERLIGLNNKKIGREYGNKGCGFSVRYVRDIPVEHHITYPEKEWEMMDDVSEFGWSQDKINQLYRYAIDSTNATGIIVIQSGKMIYDYGDTHELSYIASVRKSLLSMLYGKYVENGTIKLNKTLKELNIDDVGGLLEIEKEATILDILQSKSGVYHPASNPGGNEWLFPERGSKKPGTYFIYNNWDFNVAGYIFEQETRKDIYEAFEKDIAKRTGFQQWDLSKQRKSGDTSKSKFKAYHFELSTRDMARIGYLMLRKGKWKNEQVIPASWIEKITTITTSYKEMYKVDPRLKDWPWWKWGQGLMWRIWDSPDIAPEFKGAYTATGNQGQYITVFPSMDIVVALKTKAVYGRRTNKEAYERFLNKLIDARK; from the coding sequence ATGACTACAAAATCGAAAAAAATCCTCCTCCTCTTAACGGTATTAACAATTGGTTTTCAGCACCACGTTAATGCACAGGATTTACAAACTGACACAAAATCCACCGAAAACACATTTACCGACCCCCGCGATGGTAGGGTATATAAAACCGTAAACATAGGAACGCAGGTATGGTTTGCCCAAAATTTCGCTTATCTGCCGGAGGTAGATACTGTAAACATATCCGTCTACGGTTATAAGGGAAATTCGGTTAAAAAAGCAAAAAGAACAGAATCATACAAAAAGTATGGGGCCCTGTACTCCTGGGAAAAAGCAAATGAATTAGCGCCCGAAGGATGGCGATTACCGACAGATGCCGACTGGATGCTGCTGGAAACCGCCGTTGGAATGCCTAAAGAACTGGCGGTCAAAAATGGCTGGCGGGGAGATGAAAACAGTACTGTTGCATTGAAGGACAAAGGCCGTTCCGGCTTTGATATAAAGTTTGCCGGATGGCGAACTGATTACGGTGATTTCAGATTTCAGAATGAACACGCCAATTTTTGGGTGGCAGATGCCCGTGACAATGAAAGGGCTTATGAAAGATTAATAGGATTGAATAACAAGAAAATCGGACGTGAGTACGGGAATAAAGGTTGCGGGTTTAGTGTAAGGTATGTGAGAGATATTCCTGTTGAGCACCACATTACGTATCCCGAAAAGGAATGGGAGATGATGGACGACGTGTCCGAATTTGGATGGAGTCAGGATAAAATCAATCAACTTTACCGCTATGCTATAGATAGCACAAACGCTACCGGGATTATCGTTATACAAAGCGGTAAAATGATATACGACTATGGAGACACCCACGAATTGAGTTATATAGCCTCGGTCAGAAAAAGTTTGTTGTCCATGCTATACGGGAAATACGTGGAGAATGGCACTATTAAGCTGAACAAAACGCTTAAAGAATTGAATATTGATGATGTCGGTGGATTATTAGAAATTGAAAAAGAAGCTACAATTTTAGATATCCTGCAGTCGAAATCGGGAGTATACCACCCCGCAAGTAACCCCGGAGGAAATGAATGGTTATTCCCCGAACGTGGCAGTAAAAAACCAGGCACCTACTTTATATACAATAATTGGGATTTTAATGTGGCCGGATACATTTTTGAACAGGAAACCAGAAAAGATATCTACGAGGCTTTTGAAAAGGATATCGCAAAAAGAACAGGCTTTCAACAATGGGATTTATCGAAACAACGAAAATCAGGGGATACAAGTAAATCCAAATTCAAAGCCTACCATTTTGAACTATCCACCAGGGATATGGCGAGGATCGGGTATCTTATGTTACGAAAAGGAAAATGGAAAAATGAACAGGTCATACCTGCATCATGGATAGAAAAAATAACTACCATCACAACAAGTTATAAAGAAATGTATAAAGTTGACCCGAGACTTAAGGATTGGCCCTGGTGGAAATGGGGACAAGGACTTATGTGGAGAATATGGGACAGCCCGGACATAGCACCGGAATTTAAAGGCGCTTATACCGCTACGGGCAACCAGGGGCAATATATTACTGTCTTTCCTTCAATGGATATTGTTGTCGCATTAAAAACAAAAGCTGTCTATGGAAGAAGAACAAATAAAGAAGCCTATGAACGTTTTTTGAATAAGCTCATCGATGCCAGAAAGTAA
- a CDS encoding amidohydrolase family protein: MSDSLLPYVKYHENLMAFTHVTLTDGSGGFIKSNQVIIMENGIFKAIGNAGEIKIPEKASVIDLNGKTVIPGIVGMHNHLHIPGFPYVGDVASKLYLASGVTTIQTCGAASPGQELMLSENIEQGKQIGPDIIPSAPFLTGEGGNPHMIIPRNEKHLRDTMQHYIKQGIKWFKVYRNTKPEDLKIILDEAHKNKAKVRGHLCSITFEEATKLGINGIEHGLNSTSDFRTGKEYGICNGGREYMDELITDSPKVRKLQQLMIDNEVLLTSTLSIYEASVPNRAYADSRALKAMSPYLRSQYKERRKQFDKNIADSTRNKRLKRIMQFEYQYYKMGGLLCSGVDAGRHVLPGFGDQRNYELFIEAGFSTEEAIKIMTYNGAKALNRNDIGTIRAGKRADFVILNGNLKKDVSVIESVETVFKNGIGYDPKAILKKTQGRFGKE, translated from the coding sequence TTGTCGGACAGCCTGCTGCCTTATGTAAAATACCACGAAAACCTGATGGCATTTACCCATGTCACCTTAACAGACGGCTCGGGCGGGTTTATAAAGTCTAACCAGGTCATCATCATGGAGAACGGGATTTTTAAAGCCATAGGGAATGCCGGTGAAATTAAAATTCCGGAGAAAGCATCCGTTATTGATTTGAACGGAAAGACCGTGATCCCCGGAATTGTGGGAATGCACAATCATTTACATATTCCGGGGTTCCCATACGTTGGTGATGTGGCTTCCAAACTCTATCTGGCTTCCGGGGTGACCACTATCCAGACCTGTGGGGCCGCATCCCCCGGGCAGGAACTGATGTTGTCCGAAAACATTGAACAGGGAAAACAAATCGGCCCGGATATCATACCAAGTGCTCCCTTTCTAACCGGGGAAGGCGGAAATCCTCATATGATTATCCCGAGAAATGAAAAGCATTTGAGGGATACCATGCAACACTACATTAAACAAGGGATAAAATGGTTTAAAGTGTACCGGAATACCAAGCCGGAGGACCTGAAAATCATTCTGGACGAAGCTCATAAAAACAAGGCTAAGGTAAGGGGCCATTTATGCTCCATAACCTTTGAGGAGGCCACTAAACTCGGAATTAACGGTATAGAGCACGGACTGAACAGCACCAGTGATTTCAGGACCGGTAAGGAATATGGTATATGTAACGGCGGCCGGGAATATATGGATGAACTCATTACAGACAGCCCGAAAGTGCGGAAGCTTCAGCAGTTAATGATCGACAATGAAGTATTACTTACCTCTACCCTTTCCATTTATGAGGCCAGTGTACCCAATCGGGCTTATGCAGATTCCCGAGCCCTGAAAGCAATGTCTCCCTATTTACGGAGTCAGTATAAAGAACGGAGAAAGCAATTTGACAAGAATATTGCCGATTCAACCCGGAATAAGCGACTTAAAAGAATTATGCAGTTTGAATACCAGTATTACAAAATGGGAGGTTTGTTATGCAGCGGTGTAGATGCCGGCAGACATGTACTCCCGGGCTTCGGCGATCAACGGAATTACGAGCTGTTTATAGAGGCCGGTTTTTCAACCGAGGAAGCCATTAAAATAATGACGTATAATGGTGCTAAAGCATTAAACCGCAACGATATTGGTACCATCAGGGCCGGTAAAAGAGCGGATTTCGTAATTCTCAACGGGAATTTAAAAAAAGATGTTTCTGTGATTGAAAGCGTCGAAACTGTCTTTAAGAATGGTATTGGTTATGACCCAAAAGCGATTTTAAAAAAAACACAAGGCAGGTTTGGAAAAGAATAG
- a CDS encoding CPBP family intramembrane glutamic endopeptidase, which translates to MTRNTTQNTSKTKTLTVFIVTIILGYILFIIPDIFFGITKINGGKIGINLLYMALFQLLSVTALLYLSLKILKKDFKYIGLRFENLGKDILSGAGFGVLWTILQFVFIIPNTGGINRPDIYDMSAMYDGSLLGTLSFVALGVIGGGITEELFNRGYFINVLKDVFKNPETGLWISAILSIILFALGHLPVSMLDWFDILVPTIMYTLLFLFTKRLTASIVAHGIYNMSAIILTYYMYFK; encoded by the coding sequence ATGACAAGAAATACTACACAAAATACCAGTAAAACAAAAACCTTAACTGTTTTTATTGTAACCATCATTTTAGGTTATATACTTTTTATAATTCCCGATATATTTTTTGGGATCACCAAAATTAACGGGGGCAAGATTGGTATCAATTTATTATATATGGCCCTTTTTCAGCTTTTATCCGTGACGGCCCTCCTCTACCTGTCCCTCAAAATCCTGAAAAAGGATTTCAAGTACATAGGACTCAGGTTTGAAAACCTCGGAAAAGATATTTTATCAGGAGCTGGTTTCGGGGTGTTATGGACTATCCTTCAGTTCGTTTTCATTATCCCCAACACCGGCGGGATCAACCGTCCGGATATCTATGATATGTCGGCAATGTATGACGGAAGTTTGTTGGGGACGCTTTCATTTGTTGCTTTGGGAGTTATTGGCGGCGGTATTACGGAAGAACTTTTTAACAGGGGATATTTTATCAATGTTCTTAAAGATGTTTTCAAAAATCCCGAAACCGGGCTATGGATTTCGGCAATTCTTTCCATTATACTTTTTGCACTGGGTCATCTGCCCGTAAGCATGTTGGATTGGTTTGACATCCTGGTCCCGACAATAATGTACACTCTGTTATTTCTTTTCACTAAAAGATTAACTGCTTCGATAGTAGCTCACGGCATTTATAACATGTCGGCTATTATACTGACTTATTATATGTATTTTAAATAA